In Planctobacterium marinum, the DNA window CATCCAGCATATCAACAGCAGTAAAACAGATGTGTTGTTGGTGGCGCAAGGCTCACCGCTACAAGAAACCTGGGTGATTGATAACGCCGCCAAATTAGATTGCGAATCCGTTTTAGCTGTTGGCGGACTATTCGACTTTTATTCCGGAGAGATCACACGTGCCCCCATGTGGATGCGTGAAACCGGGCTGGAATGGGTATGGCGCTTAATGCAAGAACCCGTTACTAAATTTAACCGCTACGTCATTGGCGTACCGGAGTTCATGTTTCGTACTTTCGTTTTAAAACAAGCTAATCAGGAGTAACACTATGAATAATTTAGCTTTAAATCGTATGGTTGCCATGCTGTTCATGGTGCCACAAAATGTAACTCAACAATCCAAAGCAGCGCGTTTCGGTCACAAAGGCATACCCGTGATTTTACAACAATCAGCCGCAGCCTTAGGTTTACTGGTAATATCGCCGTTACTGCTGCTGACCATGTTGTTTATCCGCATGGAAAGCCAGGGCCCGGTATTTTTCACCCAAGTTCGGGTGGGCGAAAACGGTCGCCGTTTCCATTGTTATAAGTTCCGTTCAATGTACTTAAAAACCGATCCAAAATATCGCGAGCCTGAGCCGAGTGATAGCGACCGTGAAGGGGTGTGTAAGAAGTACTATAACGATCCACGCATTACCCGCGTAGGCAAGTTCATTCGTAAATACAGCATCGATGAACTGCCACAACTACTTAATGTCTTAAAAGGTGACATGATGCTAATTGGCCCACGCCCCCATCTGACCACTGAGTATGACAATTACGACCGCAATATCATGCCTCGTTTATACTGCAAACCCGGTTTAACAGGCTTATGGCAAGTTAACGGCCGAGCCGACACGGATTTTGAGCAGCAGTTGCAGTTCGA includes these proteins:
- a CDS encoding sugar transferase, coding for MNNLALNRMVAMLFMVPQNVTQQSKAARFGHKGIPVILQQSAAALGLLVISPLLLLTMLFIRMESQGPVFFTQVRVGENGRRFHCYKFRSMYLKTDPKYREPEPSDSDREGVCKKYYNDPRITRVGKFIRKYSIDELPQLLNVLKGDMMLIGPRPHLTTEYDNYDRNIMPRLYCKPGLTGLWQVNGRADTDFEQQLQFDKDYIQQQSIWLDIKILLATVPAVLGAKGAY